The proteins below come from a single Oryzias latipes chromosome 14, ASM223467v1 genomic window:
- the LOC105355624 gene encoding V-set and immunoglobulin domain-containing protein 10-like 2: protein MTPLSPLPLTHSSAGMSVYPVPTSALEVNPNWEVVYQDISVYGVVGKAVILECGPTVPDMYIWSFTQPGTEAIKAVVYNLGKGPRIQKLAETLGQITIISNSAAVSIEKLPLAAHGLFTCQAFYDIEREPKVYYYYVHLTVRVPVSKPNLLLSDASPVEGSTMWMRCILENGTEPIKYMWQHETRNGNITVIAQGSSSIVNMTDVSRNHTGWYRCIATNAVNTDSSNRLWLDTIFGPDLPEINVTPFSITERGYSALERETVSLLCQAQSNPASQYVWFYNNSQVYTGPQFTITKILRMHTGDYACLAQNTYLNTRSKKTISLTVYCEYTLD from the exons ATGACACCACTGTCCCCTCTCCCACTCACACACTCATCTGCAGGCATGTCAGTGTATCCTGTCCCAACGTCAGCGCTGGAGGTTAACCCCAACTGGGAGGTGGTGTACCAGGATATCAGCGTTTATGGGGTGGTGGGCAAAGCTGTGATCCTGGAGTGTGGTCCCACCGTGCCTGATATGTACATATGGAGCTTCACTCAGCCCGGCACCGAAGCCATAAAAGCTGTGGTGTATAACCTAGGTAAAGGTCCAAGGATCCAGAAGTTGGCTGAGACCCTGGGACAGATAACCATAATATCCAACAGTGCAGCTGTGAGCATCGAAAAGCTGCCTCTCGCTGCTCATGGCTTGTTCACCTGCCAAGCCTTCTATGACATCGAGCGAGAGCCCAAAGTCTACTATTACTATGTGCACCTTACTGTTCGAG TCCCAGTCAGTAAGCCTAACCTGCTGCTAAGTGATGCATCACCGGTGGAGGGATCCACAATGTGGATGCGCTGCATTCTGGAAAATGGGACAGAGCCAATCAAGTACATGTGGCAACATGAAACCCGCAATGGCAACATCACAGTGATTGCCcagggcagcagcagcatcgtCAACATGACTGACGTCAGCAGGAACCACACGGGCTGGTACCGTTGTATAGCCACGAATGCTGTTAATACAGACAGCTCCAACCGCTTATGGCTGGACACCATCT TTGGCCCCGACCTTCCTGAGATAAATGTGACTCCGTTCAGCATCACAGAACGAGGATACTCAGCTCTGGAAAGAGAGACTGTTTCTTTGCTGTGTCAAGCCCAGTCCAATCCAGCCAGTCAGTACGTTTGGTTCTACAACAACTCCCAGGTCTACACTGGTCCACAGTTCACCATCACCAAGATCCTCCGCATGCACACTGGCGATTATGCTTGTTTAGCCCAGAACACCTACCTGAACACCCGTTCAAAAAAAACCATCAGCCTAACCGTGTACTGTGAGTATACGCTTGACTGA